In Simplicispira sp. 125, one DNA window encodes the following:
- a CDS encoding 3-hydroxybutyryl-CoA dehydrogenase gives MDIKTIGIIGAGTMGNGIAQACAVSGINVVMVDISDAAVQKGLATVSGSLDRLIKKEKMTQADKDTALARIKTSTSYDDLKAAQLVIEAATENYELKLKILKQVDGIVGPDVIIASNTSSISITKLAAATSRADKFIGMHFFNPVPMMALVEIIRGLQTSDATHDAVKAMALALGKSPITVKNAPGFVVNRILVPMINEAFFVLAEGLATPEDIDAGMKLGCNQPIGPLALADMVGLDVCLAVMDVYLQEFGDSKYRACPLLREMVAAGRLGRKTGQGVYRY, from the coding sequence ATGGATATCAAGACAATAGGCATCATCGGCGCAGGCACCATGGGCAACGGCATTGCGCAGGCCTGCGCGGTCTCGGGCATCAACGTCGTCATGGTCGATATTTCAGACGCCGCAGTCCAGAAGGGCCTGGCCACCGTCTCCGGCAGCCTGGACCGCCTGATCAAGAAGGAAAAGATGACCCAGGCCGACAAGGACACGGCCCTGGCGCGCATCAAGACCTCCACCAGCTACGACGACCTCAAGGCCGCGCAGCTTGTCATCGAGGCAGCCACCGAGAACTACGAACTCAAGCTCAAGATCCTCAAGCAGGTAGACGGCATCGTTGGCCCCGACGTGATCATTGCGTCGAACACCTCGTCGATCTCCATCACCAAGCTGGCCGCCGCCACCAGCCGCGCCGACAAGTTCATCGGCATGCACTTCTTCAACCCCGTGCCCATGATGGCGCTGGTGGAAATCATCCGCGGCCTGCAGACCAGCGACGCCACGCACGACGCGGTGAAGGCCATGGCCCTGGCGCTGGGCAAGAGCCCCATCACCGTGAAGAACGCCCCCGGCTTCGTGGTCAACCGCATTCTGGTGCCCATGATCAACGAGGCCTTCTTCGTGCTGGCCGAAGGTCTGGCCACGCCCGAAGACATCGACGCCGGCATGAAGCTGGGCTGCAACCAGCCCATCGGCCCGCTGGCCCTGGCCGACATGGTGGGCCTGGACGTGTGCCTGGCCGTGATGGATGTGTACCTGCAGGAGTTTGGCGACAGCAAGTACCGCGCTTGTCCGCTGCTGCGTGAAATGGTCGCCGCGGGCCGCCTGGGCCGCAAGACGGGCCAGGGCGTTTATCGGTACTGA
- a CDS encoding MarR family transcriptional regulator has product MMSPAPPASPSPAALQLDHQLCFALYSASLAMTKLYKPLLDAIGLTYPQYLAMLVLWEQDSPTVSELGERLSLDSGTLTPLLKRMEAAGLVQRQRDPQDERRVRIALTSAGQALRAQAESIPACILAHSHLPLSEVQALTHQLQTLRDSLQP; this is encoded by the coding sequence ATGATGTCGCCAGCACCCCCCGCCAGCCCCAGCCCGGCCGCCCTGCAACTGGACCACCAGTTGTGCTTTGCGCTGTATTCGGCCTCGCTGGCCATGACCAAGCTTTACAAGCCGCTGCTCGACGCCATCGGCCTGACATATCCGCAATACCTGGCGATGCTGGTGCTGTGGGAGCAGGACAGCCCCACCGTGTCGGAACTGGGCGAGCGCCTGAGCCTGGACTCGGGCACCCTCACCCCGCTGCTCAAACGCATGGAGGCCGCTGGCCTGGTGCAACGCCAGCGCGACCCGCAGGACGAGCGCCGGGTGCGCATCGCCCTCACCAGTGCCGGGCAGGCCCTGCGTGCGCAGGCCGAGTCCATCCCGGCCTGCATCCTGGCGCACAGCCACCTGCCGCTGAGCGAGGTGCAGGCGCTCACGCACCAGCTCCAGACACTGCGCGACAGCCTCCAACCCTGA
- a CDS encoding organic hydroperoxide resistance protein: protein MTTLDKVLYTARAHTTGGRDGASRTDDGRLDVKLSSPGTAGTGTNPEQLFAAGYSACFIGALKAVGGMQKITIPQDVAVDAEVDLGPITGGYGIAVRMTVNLPGMERAAAQALVDAAHKVCPYSNATRGNIDVTLTLA, encoded by the coding sequence ATGACCACCCTCGACAAAGTTCTGTACACCGCCCGCGCCCACACCACCGGAGGCCGCGACGGCGCCTCGCGCACCGACGACGGGCGCCTGGATGTGAAGCTGTCCTCGCCCGGCACTGCGGGCACCGGCACCAACCCTGAGCAGTTGTTTGCCGCCGGCTACTCGGCCTGCTTCATCGGCGCGCTCAAGGCGGTGGGCGGCATGCAGAAAATCACGATTCCGCAAGACGTGGCCGTGGACGCCGAAGTGGACCTCGGCCCCATCACCGGCGGCTATGGCATCGCCGTGCGCATGACCGTGAACCTGCCGGGCATGGAACGCGCCGCAGCCCAGGCGCTGGTAGACGCCGCCCACAAGGTCTGCCCCTACTCCAACGCCACGCGCGGCAACATCGACGTGACGCTGACCCTGGCCTGA
- a CDS encoding DUF2855 family protein, whose product MNTTTLLVRQDALATTTLRSTEHAPLADGQVRVQVERFALTANNITYAAMGEMLQYWQFFPSGEPGWGIVPVWGFGTVAESLHPEVAVGERLYGYWPMATEAVLQPHKASSTGFSDGATHRAGLHAVYNHYLRCGADPFYRPDTEDIQALLRPLFITSWLIDDFLADQDFYGAGTLLLSSASSKTAYGTAFQLAQRAGVQVIGLTSQANQAFCESLGCYHRVVAYEDLEQLAADAPCVYIDFAGSVALRQRIHQHFTQLAYSCAVGASHVGDLGGAGQLPGPRPVMFFAPAQVKKRTGEWGVQGLNDRLVAAWQSFSSAVQAPPQPWITVQQHQGPQATQALFLELLRGQSDPRTGHIASMQP is encoded by the coding sequence ATGAATACCACCACCCTCCTCGTGCGCCAGGACGCCCTGGCCACCACCACCCTGCGCAGCACCGAACACGCCCCGCTGGCCGACGGCCAGGTGCGCGTGCAGGTCGAGCGCTTTGCGCTGACCGCCAACAACATCACCTACGCTGCCATGGGCGAAATGCTGCAGTACTGGCAGTTCTTCCCCTCCGGCGAGCCGGGCTGGGGCATCGTGCCGGTGTGGGGCTTTGGCACGGTGGCCGAATCCTTGCACCCCGAGGTGGCCGTGGGCGAGCGGCTCTACGGCTACTGGCCGATGGCAACCGAGGCGGTGCTTCAACCCCACAAGGCGTCTAGCACGGGGTTCAGCGACGGCGCCACACACCGCGCCGGGCTGCACGCCGTCTACAACCATTACCTGCGCTGCGGCGCCGACCCGTTTTACCGCCCCGACACCGAAGACATCCAGGCCCTGCTGCGCCCGCTGTTCATCACCTCTTGGCTGATCGACGACTTTCTGGCCGACCAGGACTTCTACGGCGCGGGCACGCTGCTGCTGTCGAGCGCCTCGAGCAAGACCGCTTACGGCACGGCCTTCCAGCTCGCGCAGCGCGCAGGCGTGCAGGTGATCGGCCTCACGTCCCAAGCCAACCAGGCGTTTTGTGAAAGCCTGGGCTGCTACCACCGCGTGGTGGCCTACGAAGACCTGGAGCAGCTCGCCGCCGACGCTCCTTGCGTCTACATCGACTTTGCGGGCAGCGTGGCGCTGCGCCAGCGCATCCACCAGCACTTCACCCAGCTCGCCTACAGCTGCGCCGTGGGCGCCAGCCATGTGGGCGACCTGGGTGGCGCCGGGCAACTGCCCGGCCCACGCCCGGTGATGTTTTTCGCCCCCGCGCAGGTGAAGAAGCGCACGGGCGAATGGGGCGTGCAGGGCCTGAACGACCGGCTGGTGGCCGCCTGGCAATCCTTCAGCAGCGCCGTGCAGGCACCGCCCCAACCCTGGATCACCGTGCAGCAGCACCAGGGGCCGCAGGCCACGCAGGCGCTGTTCCTGGAACTGCTGCGCGGGCAGAGCGACCCGCGCACGGGCCACATCGCCAGCATGCAGCCCTGA
- a CDS encoding methyl-accepting chemotaxis protein, with protein sequence MALSIKTKIWLPAIAVSIGLVLMATASALRTVQSQAITVKEQSDQQSKLELASRWRGLVEAQALRTLGAALAADETSAALLQGGQEQAQQELTQVQSALGALLTDTNERAALEAANTQAQALKASLEAAQKLKAGGDVVALQAHIRDDTQGKLKALQGAQQDMVRLTERGATELRDKAGNERLKTVWGVAGIMAIIVLAVCIGTRLVQRSVTEPLADIVQVARAIGEGDLTAHIGADRQDEMGEVLRALAQMSHSLAELVGQVQRSAGSIGAASVEIAHGNHDLSDRTEATASHLQRASSTLDHLSGVVGQSAASAREANALAASAYSVAQSGGQSVSEVVQTMHRIDSSSKKIVDIIAVIDGIAFQTNILALNAAVEAARAGEQGRGFAVVASEVRSLAGRSAEAAREVKALISASVENVEAGTALVDRAGQTMQEIVQSVQRVSGIIGEITASTAEQSSDMQLVNSAVGELEQMTQQNAALVEQSAAAAGAMSEQAAVLERLVGRFKLADAPLASRPRLTAG encoded by the coding sequence ATGGCATTGAGCATCAAAACCAAAATATGGCTGCCGGCCATTGCAGTGAGTATCGGTTTGGTACTCATGGCCACCGCTTCGGCGCTGCGCACGGTGCAGTCGCAGGCCATCACGGTCAAAGAGCAGTCCGACCAGCAAAGCAAGCTGGAGCTTGCGTCGCGCTGGCGCGGTCTGGTCGAGGCGCAGGCGCTGCGCACGCTGGGGGCGGCGCTGGCGGCCGATGAAACCTCGGCCGCCCTGCTGCAGGGCGGGCAGGAGCAGGCGCAGCAGGAACTCACCCAGGTGCAGTCGGCATTGGGCGCTTTGCTCACCGACACAAACGAGCGTGCGGCACTGGAAGCCGCAAACACCCAGGCGCAGGCGCTGAAGGCTTCCCTGGAGGCCGCGCAAAAGCTCAAGGCCGGGGGCGATGTGGTCGCGTTGCAGGCGCACATTCGTGACGACACCCAGGGCAAGCTCAAGGCCCTGCAGGGCGCACAACAAGACATGGTGCGCCTGACCGAGCGCGGCGCCACAGAGCTGCGCGACAAGGCGGGCAACGAGCGGCTGAAAACCGTGTGGGGCGTGGCGGGCATCATGGCCATCATCGTCCTGGCCGTGTGCATCGGCACACGGTTGGTGCAGCGCAGTGTGACCGAACCCCTGGCCGATATCGTGCAGGTGGCACGCGCCATTGGCGAGGGTGATTTGACGGCGCACATTGGCGCCGACCGCCAGGACGAAATGGGCGAGGTGCTGCGCGCGCTGGCGCAGATGTCGCATTCGCTGGCAGAGCTGGTGGGTCAGGTGCAGCGTTCGGCGGGCAGCATCGGCGCTGCCAGCGTGGAAATTGCCCATGGGAACCACGACCTGTCCGACCGCACGGAGGCCACGGCGTCCCACCTGCAGCGCGCATCGTCCACGCTGGACCACCTCAGCGGTGTGGTGGGCCAGTCGGCTGCGTCGGCCCGCGAGGCCAATGCGCTGGCGGCTTCGGCCTACTCGGTGGCGCAAAGCGGGGGGCAATCGGTGAGCGAAGTGGTGCAGACCATGCACCGCATCGACAGCTCGTCCAAGAAAATCGTGGACATCATTGCCGTCATCGACGGCATTGCGTTCCAGACCAACATCCTGGCGCTGAATGCGGCCGTGGAAGCGGCCCGCGCCGGTGAGCAGGGGCGGGGGTTTGCCGTGGTGGCCAGCGAAGTGCGCTCGCTGGCCGGGCGCTCGGCAGAGGCCGCGCGCGAGGTCAAGGCACTGATCTCCGCCTCGGTCGAAAACGTGGAAGCCGGTACGGCCCTGGTGGACCGCGCGGGGCAGACCATGCAGGAGATCGTGCAATCGGTGCAGCGCGTCAGCGGCATCATTGGGGAAATCACCGCCAGCACCGCCGAGCAAAGCAGTGACATGCAGCTGGTGAACTCCGCCGTGGGCGAACTGGAGCAGATGACCCAGCAGAACGCCGCCCTGGTGGAGCAAAGCGCCGCGGCTGCCGGTGCCATGAGCGAACAGGCGGCGGTGCTTGAACGCCTGGTGGGGCGCTTCAAGCTGGCCGATGCGCCATTGGCGTCACGGCCACGTTTAACGGCGGGCTAG
- a CDS encoding serine/threonine protein kinase, with amino-acid sequence MHPTTDAAPLHPFATLTPDVVLDALASVGLYGDGRLMALSSYENRVYQVTLEDGSRVVAKFYRPGRWSEAQILEEHAFAAELMAAEVPAVGPLVLGGRTLHPHGGFQFSVSPWRGGRQPELDDFEVLEWIGRFLARIHTVGAARPFAARPTLDLPQFGTEPRDWLLEHNLIPLDVQSAWRDACNTALDLIAVSAQPESAAGQFDLNKATLLRLHGDCHPGNILWTPLDEWGRGGPHFVDLDDARMGPAVQDLWMLLSGDRRQRTHQLGALLDGYEQFRPFDRRELALIEPLRTLRLIHYSAWLARRWQDPIFPINFPWFGSSDYWRGQVDMLHEQIEAMQEAPLAA; translated from the coding sequence ATGCACCCCACCACCGACGCCGCGCCTCTCCACCCCTTTGCCACCCTCACCCCCGACGTGGTGCTCGACGCGCTGGCCAGCGTGGGCCTGTACGGCGACGGGCGGCTGATGGCGCTGTCGTCCTACGAGAACCGTGTGTACCAGGTCACGCTGGAGGACGGTAGCCGCGTCGTGGCCAAGTTCTACCGCCCGGGCCGCTGGAGCGAGGCGCAAATCCTGGAAGAGCACGCCTTCGCCGCCGAACTGATGGCCGCCGAGGTGCCCGCCGTGGGCCCCCTGGTGCTGGGCGGCCGCACGCTGCACCCGCATGGCGGCTTCCAGTTCTCGGTCAGCCCCTGGCGCGGCGGACGCCAGCCCGAGCTGGACGACTTTGAAGTGCTCGAATGGATCGGCCGCTTTCTGGCGCGCATCCATACCGTGGGCGCCGCCCGTCCCTTCGCCGCACGGCCCACGCTCGATCTGCCACAGTTCGGCACCGAGCCGCGCGACTGGCTGCTGGAGCACAACCTGATCCCGCTGGACGTGCAGTCGGCCTGGCGCGACGCCTGCAATACCGCTCTTGATTTAATAGCTGTTAGCGCCCAACCAGAAAGCGCTGCAGGCCAATTTGATCTAAATAAAGCCACGCTGCTGCGCCTGCACGGCGACTGCCACCCCGGCAACATTCTGTGGACGCCGCTCGACGAATGGGGCCGTGGCGGCCCGCATTTTGTAGACCTGGACGACGCCCGCATGGGCCCGGCCGTGCAAGACCTGTGGATGCTGCTGTCAGGCGACCGGCGCCAGCGTACCCACCAGCTCGGCGCTCTGCTCGACGGCTACGAACAGTTCCGCCCTTTCGACCGGCGCGAGCTGGCCCTGATCGAACCCCTGCGCACCCTCCGTCTGATCCACTACAGCGCCTGGCTGGCCCGGCGCTGGCAAGACCCGATCTTCCCCATCAACTTTCCCTGGTTTGGCTCCAGCGACTACTGGCGCGGACAGGTCGACATGCTGCACGAGCAGATCGAGGCGATGCAAGAGGCGCCGCTGGCAGCATGA
- a CDS encoding response regulator transcription factor has product MRIAIVDDDFLVRDLMKALTDGMGHLCHPFETGEQLLQALRRETYDLLVVDWHLPDLDGPEVVRAARLLTGPAMPILFVTRRNDEQDIVEALASGADDFMSKPIRVGEFSARIKALLRRAYPESSQAGLVFGCYGFNETLRIASLNDTPIELTDREYALALVLFQNCGRLLSRDHLRELVWGQIHDVPSRTIDTHVSRLRSKLKMGDETGYQLMAVYGVGYRLEKNE; this is encoded by the coding sequence ATGCGCATTGCGATAGTCGACGACGACTTCCTCGTTCGGGACTTAATGAAGGCCCTCACGGACGGAATGGGGCACTTGTGTCATCCGTTTGAAACCGGTGAACAATTGCTCCAAGCGCTCCGGCGTGAAACCTATGATCTGCTGGTGGTGGATTGGCACCTCCCAGACCTGGACGGACCGGAAGTCGTGCGCGCTGCACGACTGCTCACCGGCCCAGCGATGCCCATCCTGTTCGTCACCAGGCGCAATGATGAGCAAGACATCGTGGAAGCACTGGCCAGTGGCGCGGACGACTTCATGAGCAAGCCGATCCGTGTCGGCGAATTTTCCGCCCGTATCAAAGCACTGCTGCGGCGCGCCTACCCAGAGTCTTCACAAGCCGGACTGGTGTTCGGCTGCTACGGTTTCAACGAGACCTTGCGCATCGCTTCGCTCAATGACACGCCGATCGAATTGACCGATCGCGAATATGCACTGGCACTGGTACTGTTTCAGAACTGCGGGCGTCTGCTTTCGCGCGACCATTTGCGCGAGCTCGTCTGGGGCCAGATTCACGATGTGCCTTCACGCACCATCGATACGCATGTCTCGCGCCTGCGCAGCAAACTGAAAATGGGCGATGAGACGGGTTACCAACTAATGGCCGTCTACGGCGTGGGTTACCGGCTCGAAAAAAACGAATGA
- a CDS encoding ABC transporter substrate-binding protein — protein sequence MKSPVEQTLPCLRVPGQAGVTVAIQISLARFFGMSLLLLWGSAVSAQPARPQVDLFHWWVSGGERASLDVIRDTAQSKGLGWTESSTAGSGTDRYTKVLDQRVRSGKTPTAAQMIGHDIHAWAARGLLANLNDIARREEWDAVVPMEIQHLSKYGGHWVAAPFNTHSTNWLWVNQPLATSLGVTTPPDTFSDLVVLLEKARRAGVVPLAIGREQWEHTLLFELVAAGALGASTYRKAFVELIPETLTQEQATLVFARIRTLSRYVDPGSQRRSWDEASEMVRTGKALMQAQGTWVNGEFTARGMVPGREYACWRFPDTQGMFLFNADQYIFFREPTAGKNGVEALASLLMSPDLQEQVNVRSGAAPARVDVSPEPFNACGKRAIAGLRASNMRRTVLGSIAMGNANPAAVKTAIYQVVTKHLRGALSDESAAVALRKALYETPAASAKRGIP from the coding sequence ATGAAATCCCCTGTCGAGCAGACCTTGCCTTGCCTGCGTGTACCAGGGCAAGCAGGCGTTACCGTTGCAATCCAGATTTCCCTGGCACGCTTTTTCGGGATGTCCTTGCTGCTCCTCTGGGGAAGTGCTGTATCAGCTCAACCTGCCCGACCCCAGGTCGACTTGTTTCACTGGTGGGTGTCCGGCGGCGAGCGCGCCAGCCTGGATGTCATCCGCGACACCGCGCAATCCAAGGGACTCGGATGGACGGAGTCATCAACCGCTGGCAGCGGCACCGACAGGTACACCAAGGTGCTCGATCAGCGCGTTCGCTCAGGGAAAACACCCACTGCCGCGCAAATGATTGGCCATGACATCCACGCATGGGCTGCCCGCGGCCTGCTGGCCAATCTGAACGACATCGCTCGCCGGGAAGAATGGGATGCTGTGGTGCCGATGGAAATCCAGCACCTCTCCAAGTACGGCGGGCACTGGGTGGCTGCGCCCTTTAATACCCATTCCACCAACTGGCTGTGGGTGAACCAGCCATTGGCCACAAGTTTGGGCGTCACCACGCCCCCGGACACCTTCTCCGACCTGGTGGTGCTCCTTGAAAAAGCACGTCGTGCGGGCGTCGTGCCGCTTGCGATTGGCCGCGAGCAGTGGGAGCACACGCTGCTTTTTGAGCTGGTGGCCGCGGGCGCTCTGGGTGCATCCACATACCGAAAAGCATTTGTGGAACTGATCCCCGAAACCCTGACACAGGAGCAAGCCACCTTGGTCTTCGCGCGGATTCGCACGCTTTCGCGCTATGTCGACCCTGGCTCTCAACGCAGAAGCTGGGACGAAGCCAGCGAAATGGTGCGCACCGGCAAGGCTCTGATGCAAGCACAGGGCACATGGGTGAATGGGGAATTCACAGCGCGCGGAATGGTGCCTGGACGCGAATATGCTTGCTGGCGCTTTCCAGACACGCAAGGCATGTTCCTTTTCAACGCCGATCAATACATTTTTTTCCGTGAACCCACCGCTGGAAAAAATGGCGTGGAAGCGCTGGCCTCCTTGTTGATGTCGCCTGACTTGCAAGAACAGGTCAATGTGCGCTCCGGTGCGGCACCCGCCCGTGTCGACGTGTCGCCAGAGCCATTCAATGCCTGTGGCAAGCGTGCCATAGCAGGCTTGCGCGCTTCGAATATGCGACGCACAGTACTAGGCTCAATCGCCATGGGCAATGCCAACCCTGCAGCCGTCAAAACTGCGATTTACCAGGTGGTGACAAAGCACCTGCGCGGCGCACTGAGTGATGAGTCTGCAGCTGTCGCACTGCGCAAGGCGCTTTATGAAACGCCAGCGGCCAGCGCGAAAAGGGGGATTCCATGA
- a CDS encoding response regulator produces MKRRLRFSDLHFASKILVLMGLMGLIAVLATAYALYNMQAVNQRYRSLIAHEAQGALTIAEAARHLDSASRLAYKVLTEPDELRMLASLRQLHATQSQYDAQLLLLEEVLPTKIEDIRSIAAQSQRLFESAAEVISAAARWRGDRALQIIHREFEPALGTIRANMDDLREGAISDFETAAAQSSEQTARTIVVTALAILGSLVLVIPLALHMAITQMSRPISKLTHTMERMSQRHYDDTIAFHDRDDEVGQMAKALQVFQRSMQREDRLTIEVAASAQARRLSEQLVDLISAIPGAVFQMQMAPDGLRRILFASEKAAQLHGRTTAELTQTEEPAGHEFLYASGPEVRKAHAAFVHSVNTLVPLNFDTQTTHDGKTRWLQTLATARRTPNGGALFNGVWLDVTEQKEHGQALTRAKNIAEKAAEDKARFLATMSHEIRTPLNAMLGMTQLALRYESEEPQRERIKKTLRAGRHLLSIVNDVLDISKIEAGKMALEAEAFAPREWLTDLEELFCPEAQAKGLNLQVHLAPTTPERVRGDPQRMSQIAINYLNNAIKFTQTGDITLLLDTVENSASGVFLRCQVTDTGMGIDERDQASLFTAFEQGDSSITRRFGGSGLGLFISRQLAELMGGAAGVSSTVGTGSTFWFTARVDVMPAHTPAPANAGTEVVDRPMHSPYRSTQFARGARVLLVDDNELNRAVAHGMLEVGGILVDEACDGTQAIAMLEAASEDTYALVLMDMQMPIMDGLTATTALRQNPRFAQLPIIALTANVSDDDIARTRAAGMQDHLSKPLLEETLWCCMRRWVQLPKSPAPAPLVRVDVDRLVELHETLGPVRTNTLMVDFLQDCERRLARIEALTTHAHSLEWGSLAQDAHDLSGSAGSFGLTQLGDLAHQLSTLAEQRDEAGARIAITAFLKHARMDLAALKVHNEKQVFSHRPAVNT; encoded by the coding sequence ATGAAACGCCGCCTTCGATTTTCCGACCTCCACTTCGCCAGCAAAATCCTTGTACTGATGGGCCTCATGGGACTCATCGCAGTGCTCGCTACCGCCTATGCGCTGTACAACATGCAGGCCGTGAACCAGCGCTATCGGAGTCTGATAGCGCACGAAGCGCAAGGTGCTTTGACCATCGCTGAAGCGGCGCGGCATCTGGACAGTGCGAGCCGCCTTGCCTACAAGGTACTCACCGAACCAGACGAACTCCGCATGCTGGCCTCGCTGAGGCAATTGCATGCCACCCAGAGTCAATACGATGCACAGCTGCTCCTTCTGGAAGAGGTGCTACCTACCAAAATTGAAGACATCCGTAGCATTGCAGCGCAATCGCAACGACTTTTCGAGTCCGCAGCAGAGGTCATCTCGGCCGCTGCCCGCTGGCGCGGCGACCGGGCGCTGCAGATCATCCACCGTGAATTCGAACCCGCACTAGGCACCATACGCGCCAATATGGACGACTTACGGGAAGGCGCCATCTCTGATTTCGAGACGGCCGCTGCTCAATCCAGCGAACAGACCGCGCGCACTATCGTGGTTACCGCGCTTGCGATTTTGGGCTCTCTTGTGCTGGTCATCCCCTTGGCCTTGCATATGGCGATCACACAGATGTCGCGGCCCATTTCAAAGCTAACGCACACGATGGAGAGAATGAGCCAGCGCCACTACGACGACACCATCGCCTTTCACGACCGAGACGACGAGGTAGGCCAGATGGCCAAGGCGCTGCAAGTTTTCCAGCGCTCAATGCAACGAGAGGACCGACTGACTATCGAGGTCGCTGCCAGCGCACAAGCGCGGCGGCTCTCGGAGCAACTGGTCGATTTAATCAGTGCGATACCGGGGGCGGTGTTTCAGATGCAAATGGCCCCGGATGGTTTGCGTCGAATTCTTTTTGCCAGCGAAAAGGCCGCGCAGCTGCACGGTAGAACCACCGCTGAGTTAACGCAGACAGAGGAACCTGCGGGGCATGAATTCTTGTACGCCAGTGGCCCCGAAGTGCGCAAAGCCCATGCAGCTTTTGTACACAGCGTGAACACGCTCGTACCGCTCAATTTCGACACACAAACCACGCACGACGGCAAGACACGGTGGCTCCAGACGCTTGCCACGGCGCGCCGTACGCCCAATGGCGGAGCACTCTTCAACGGCGTCTGGCTGGACGTGACCGAACAAAAAGAGCATGGGCAAGCGCTGACGCGCGCCAAAAACATTGCAGAGAAAGCCGCAGAAGACAAAGCGCGCTTTCTAGCGACGATGAGCCACGAAATCCGAACCCCTCTCAATGCCATGCTGGGCATGACCCAGCTTGCGCTTCGCTATGAGTCCGAAGAGCCGCAGCGCGAGCGCATCAAGAAAACCTTGCGCGCAGGTCGGCATCTGCTGAGCATCGTCAACGACGTGCTCGATATCTCGAAGATCGAGGCTGGCAAGATGGCTCTGGAAGCGGAAGCTTTCGCACCGCGTGAATGGCTGACCGATCTCGAGGAATTGTTCTGCCCCGAGGCGCAGGCGAAAGGCCTGAACCTGCAAGTGCACCTTGCACCAACGACGCCTGAACGTGTGCGTGGCGACCCGCAGCGTATGAGCCAGATAGCGATAAATTACTTGAACAACGCTATCAAGTTCACCCAGACCGGTGACATCACCCTTCTGCTGGACACGGTGGAAAATAGTGCCTCAGGTGTCTTCCTGCGCTGCCAGGTCACTGACACCGGCATGGGTATTGACGAGCGCGATCAAGCGTCGTTGTTCACTGCGTTCGAACAGGGCGACTCGTCGATCACGCGCCGCTTCGGGGGCTCCGGATTGGGCCTGTTCATTTCCCGACAGCTCGCTGAGCTGATGGGCGGCGCGGCAGGCGTGAGCAGCACCGTCGGCACTGGCAGCACTTTCTGGTTCACGGCGCGCGTTGATGTAATGCCAGCGCACACGCCCGCACCAGCAAATGCAGGCACTGAAGTGGTCGACCGGCCGATGCACAGCCCCTACCGCAGCACGCAATTCGCGCGAGGCGCCCGCGTACTTCTAGTGGACGACAACGAGCTCAATCGGGCCGTTGCCCATGGCATGCTAGAAGTGGGCGGCATTTTGGTCGATGAAGCCTGCGATGGTACGCAGGCAATCGCCATGCTGGAGGCCGCATCGGAGGACACGTATGCCCTGGTGTTGATGGACATGCAAATGCCCATCATGGATGGCTTGACGGCAACCACCGCGCTGCGTCAGAACCCGCGCTTTGCGCAACTGCCCATCATTGCATTAACCGCCAATGTCAGCGACGACGACATTGCACGTACCCGCGCTGCAGGAATGCAAGACCATCTGTCTAAACCTTTGCTTGAGGAAACCTTGTGGTGCTGCATGCGGCGCTGGGTACAGCTCCCGAAATCGCCTGCTCCAGCCCCGCTCGTTCGCGTTGATGTCGACAGGCTCGTTGAATTGCACGAAACTTTGGGCCCGGTTCGTACGAACACACTCATGGTAGATTTCTTGCAGGATTGCGAACGGCGTCTTGCACGCATCGAAGCGCTGACCACGCACGCGCATTCCCTCGAATGGGGGTCTCTCGCCCAAGACGCCCATGACCTGAGTGGCAGCGCAGGCAGCTTCGGCCTGACTCAATTGGGGGATCTCGCACACCAACTGAGCACACTTGCCGAGCAACGCGATGAAGCGGGTGCGCGGATCGCCATCACAGCGTTCTTGAAGCACGCACGTATGGACTTGGCCGCCCTAAAAGTCCACAATGAAAAGCAAGTTTTCAGTCATCGGCCCGCAGTGAACACCTGA